In a genomic window of Zingiber officinale cultivar Zhangliang chromosome 9B, Zo_v1.1, whole genome shotgun sequence:
- the LOC122022961 gene encoding phosphatidylinositol 4-kinase gamma 8-like, translating to MAAAVAVDHRHGLKPPSRHRRCLLLSFPHLLSFFEPDPPPSASPAVAPLSARFDVHVKRGGKFTRSVSTPCLCSDAASALAAAAADEPRRDRIARLEIVSGGRCGAVHALVVEAEIALASGATPVPVGNGVSAAHYLFDRFGENFAVVKVMDLDGPPQPQQGRSVLKHLAAQASEMGVREVAAYLLDHDTFADVPPTALIMISRPVSCEQTAVTKRVASIQRFVPHEYDAGEIGPSRFSVASVHRIGIIDVRILNVDRHAGNILVKKGNGGCGNEATVELVPIDHGLCLPEHLEDPYFEWLHWPQAAVPFSEAEEKYVASLEPFRDVELLRAELPSLREASLRVLVVCTVLLKRAVEAGLCLAEIGQMMTRDFSGLGEGPSELEALCISVEESMRNSSLSPPDHPLSQSDDEEACGEAADYLFDMDDDDGIFPERRTGDDVLGVSLFLRRQVEGPTKAFDEHDSSTGVDVSDGEGSVKEYKAAAAGVIAKSFSFSAADLNHDGIRSVSFEGLSEEEWRLFLERFEEQLPLALAGRQSMGFKQRLGTSCEF from the exons ATGGCTGCCGCCGTCGCAGTCGACCATCGCCATGGCCTCAAGCCGCCCAGTAGGCACCGCCGATGCCTGCTTCTCTCCTTCCCCCATTTGCTCTCGTTCTTCGAACCTGACCCGCCGCCCTCCGCGTCGCCTGCGGTGGCGCCGCTCTCTGCGCGCTTTGATGTCCACGTTAAACGCGGCGGGAAATTCACCCGCAGCGTCTCCACCCCCTGCCTCTGCTCCGACGCCGCTTCTGCACTTGCGGCGGCGGCCGCCGACGAACCCCGGAGGGACCGCATCGCCCGACTCGagatcgtctccggcggccgttGCGGCGCAGTCCACGCCCTCGTCGTCGAGGCAGAAATCGCGCTGGCCTCCGGCGCCACGCCAGTCCCCGTCGGCAACGGCGTCAGCGCCGCGCACTATCTCTTCGATCGCTTCGGGGAGAACTTCGCCGTCGTGAAGGTGATGGACCTCGATGGCCCGCCGCAGCCGCAACAGGGGCGGTCCGTGCTCAAGCACCTGGCGGCGCAGGCCAGCGAGATGGGCGTCCGCGAGGTCGCCGCCTACCTCCTTGACCACGACACCTTCGCCGACGTCCCGCCGACGGCGCTGATCATGATCAGCCGTCCCGTTTCCTGCGAGCAGACAGCGGTGACGAAGCGCGTCGCGTCGATCCAGCGGTTCGTGCCGCACGAGTACGACGCGGGCGAGATCGGGCCGTCGCGGTTCTCGGTGGCGTCAGTGCACCGGATCGGAATCATCGACGTCCGGATCCTGAACGTGGACCGGCACGCCGGAAACATCCTGGTGAAGAAGGGGAACGGCGGTTGCGGCAACGAGGCGACGGTTGAACTGGTGCCGATCGACCACGGGCTATGCCTGCCGGAGCATCTGGAGGATCCCTACTTCGAGTGGCTGCACTGGCCACAGGCGGCGGTGCCGTTCTCGGAAGCAGAGGAGAAGTACGTGGCGTCACTGGAGCCGTTCCGGGACGTGGAGCTGCTGCGCGCGGAGCTGCCGTCGCTGCGAGAGGCGAGCCTGCGGGTCCTGGTGGTGTGCACGGTGTTGCTGAAGAGGGCGGTGGAGGCGGGGCTGTGCCTGGCGGAGATCGGGCAGATGATGACGCGGGACTTCTCCGGACTAGGGGAAGGACCGAGCGAGCTGGAAGCGCTATGCATCAGCGTGGAAGAGTCCATGAGGAACAGCTCCCTCTCTCCGCCTGACCATCCTCTCTCTCAAAG CGACGACGAGGAAGCGTGCGGCGAGGCGGCGGACTACCTTTTCGACATGGACGATGACGACGGAATATTCCCGGAGAGGCGCACAGGGGACGACGTTCTCGGCGTGTCCCTCTTCCTACGGCGCCAGGTCGAGGGTCCAACTAAGGCCTTCGACGAGCACGACTCCTCCACCGGCGTCGACGTCAGCGACGGCGAAGGCAGCGTGAAGGAGTACAAGGCCGCGGCCGCCGGTGTCATCGCCAAAAGCTTCAGCTTTTCGGCGGCGGACCTGAACCACGACGGGATCAGAAGCGTTTCCTTCGAGGGACTGAGCGAGGAGGAATGGAGGCTGTTCCTGGAGCGGTTTGAGGAGCAGCTGCCGTTGGCTCTGGCAGGGAGGCAGAGCATGGGGTTTAAACAGAGGCTCGGCACCTCGTGCGAGTTTTGA